One Chloroflexota bacterium DNA window includes the following coding sequences:
- a CDS encoding glycosyltransferase produces the protein MHILHVYKDYFPVLGGMENHIRVVAEGLAERGHQVTVAVSNTYPKTEIERRNGVAIIKAAQWLRKASTPISPMSLPLSWRVPADIIHLHHPFPPGDLLYWLRRGKAKLVITYQSDIVRQRRLLQLYRPLLTRTLNAADRIIAASPQYIQTSPWLAPHAAKCRVIPLSVDTERFNQLDHAAIQALREQVAAPILLFVGRFRHYKGLHFLLEALPKIPNAKLVLVGIGPEEARLRDLAQRLGVGERIVWAGEVPDQALPNYYAAADVFVLPSHLRAEAFGIVQLEALAAGIPIVSTELGTGTSFVNAHGQTGFVVPPADPAALARAITVLLENPGLRAQFGANGRQRASSTFSPQRMLDQIEELYREIVS, from the coding sequence ATGCACATCCTTCATGTCTATAAAGATTATTTTCCAGTGCTTGGTGGCATGGAAAATCATATTCGGGTTGTCGCCGAGGGCTTGGCCGAGCGCGGTCATCAAGTAACGGTGGCAGTCAGCAATACCTATCCCAAAACCGAAATTGAGCGCCGCAATGGTGTGGCGATCATCAAAGCAGCGCAGTGGTTGCGCAAGGCCTCAACTCCGATCAGCCCGATGAGTTTGCCATTAAGTTGGCGTGTGCCCGCCGATATTATTCATTTGCACCATCCCTTCCCGCCTGGCGATTTGCTATATTGGCTGCGACGGGGCAAGGCTAAATTGGTGATTACCTATCAAAGCGATATTGTGCGCCAACGCCGTTTGTTGCAACTCTATCGACCCTTGCTCACGCGCACCCTGAACGCAGCCGATCGCATTATCGCAGCCAGCCCGCAGTATATTCAAACTTCGCCATGGTTGGCTCCCCATGCCGCCAAATGTCGCGTAATTCCGTTGAGCGTCGATACAGAGCGCTTCAATCAACTAGATCATGCGGCGATTCAGGCGTTGCGTGAGCAGGTTGCAGCGCCCATACTGTTGTTTGTTGGGCGTTTCCGCCATTACAAAGGCCTCCACTTTTTGCTCGAAGCCTTGCCAAAAATCCCCAATGCCAAATTGGTATTGGTCGGCATTGGCCCTGAGGAAGCTCGTTTGCGCGATTTAGCGCAACGCTTGGGTGTTGGCGAACGTATTGTATGGGCTGGCGAAGTCCCGGATCAAGCCTTACCAAATTACTATGCCGCTGCCGATGTATTTGTGCTACCATCCCATTTACGAGCAGAAGCATTTGGCATTGTGCAACTCGAAGCATTAGCCGCTGGAATTCCAATCGTCAGCACTGAGTTGGGCACTGGCACAAGTTTTGTCAACGCCCACGGCCAAACTGGTTTTGTTGTGCCACCAGCCGATCCGGCGGCGCTGGCGCGGGCAATCACTGTGCTATTGGAAAATCCAGGCTTGCGGGCGCAATTTGGGGCCAACGGTCGTCAACGCGCGAGTAGCACATTCAGCCCGCAGCGTATGCTCGATCAGATTGAAGAACTTTATCGTGAGATTGTGAGTTAG
- a CDS encoding serine/threonine protein kinase gives MSLGVGSVLLGRYQILRLIGQGGMGTVYAAFDQQLNHQVAIKYFRGQDATFQTNLQREAQILARLRHPSLPRVYDLQRVGDAAFLIMDLIEGENLDQLLAQRGAAFEPDVVLAWAKALAPALSYLHHQTPPVIHRDIKPQNIIRTPEGQLILVDFGLAKQWASSNQSVVAYTLAYAALEQIQATSPVNQRSDIYSFAATLYHLLTNCEPADALTRASSLINGQPDPLVNPVNLNPAVSPAMAAVLAQAMALAANERPASIDQCIQQLQQSFYNQPSLMSSAGQPTIVQRPAVATIVLPTATKPALSAQQILQPQVPPQQITYQEKTGLDSSVEYFFLFAMIFFICALVGICLIARSF, from the coding sequence ATGAGTTTAGGGGTTGGTTCAGTTTTACTTGGGCGCTATCAAATTTTGCGTTTGATTGGTCAAGGTGGTATGGGCACGGTCTATGCCGCCTTCGATCAACAGCTTAATCATCAGGTCGCAATTAAGTATTTTCGTGGTCAAGATGCCACGTTTCAAACTAATTTGCAGCGTGAAGCTCAAATTTTGGCTCGTTTGCGCCATCCATCATTGCCACGGGTTTACGATTTGCAGCGGGTTGGCGATGCCGCCTTTTTGATCATGGATTTGATCGAGGGCGAGAATCTTGATCAGCTACTAGCCCAACGTGGCGCTGCCTTTGAGCCAGATGTGGTGCTAGCGTGGGCCAAGGCACTGGCTCCAGCGCTCAGCTATTTGCATCATCAAACGCCACCTGTCATTCATCGCGATATTAAGCCACAAAATATTATTCGCACCCCCGAAGGCCAATTGATCTTGGTCGATTTTGGCTTGGCCAAACAATGGGCTTCCTCAAACCAGAGTGTCGTGGCTTATACCTTGGCTTACGCTGCCTTAGAGCAAATTCAGGCCACCAGCCCAGTCAATCAGCGCAGCGATATCTATAGTTTTGCCGCAACCCTCTATCATTTGTTGACCAATTGCGAGCCAGCCGATGCGCTTACTCGCGCTAGCAGTTTGATTAATGGTCAGCCTGATCCGTTGGTCAATCCAGTTAATTTAAATCCAGCGGTTTCGCCTGCAATGGCAGCAGTTTTAGCCCAAGCAATGGCCTTGGCTGCGAATGAACGGCCAGCCAGTATCGATCAATGTATCCAGCAATTGCAACAAAGTTTTTACAATCAGCCAAGCCTGATGAGCAGCGCCGGCCAACCAACAATCGTCCAACGGCCAGCAGTTGCAACAATTGTCTTGCCGACAGCGACCAAGCCTGCACTATCAGCCCAGCAAATCTTACAACCGCAAGTGCCGCCCCAACAGATCACCTATCAAGAAAAAACTGGACTAGATAGCTCAGTTGAATATTTCTTTCTGTTCGCGATGATTTTTTTCATTTGTGCTTTGGTTGGGATTTGTTTAATTGCCCGTTCGTTCTAA
- a CDS encoding D-sedoheptulose 7-phosphate isomerase, translating to MAERVLAEQSATINTMANVLIECYQQGHKAIFCGNGGSAADAQHLAAEFVGRYLIDRRPIPALALHTDTSTLTAVGNDYGYDQVFSRQVKAHMNPGDVLVCLTTSGNSVNVIKAAEVARELGNPVLALLGGDGGKILPLCDHALVVPFKLPYLVQEISMVVGHLLCDLTEQALFAK from the coding sequence ATGGCCGAGCGCGTCTTGGCCGAACAATCAGCAACGATTAATACCATGGCCAATGTGTTGATCGAATGTTATCAACAGGGCCACAAGGCTATTTTTTGTGGCAATGGTGGCAGTGCCGCCGATGCTCAACACTTGGCCGCCGAATTTGTCGGGCGCTATTTGATCGATCGCCGCCCAATTCCGGCCTTGGCCTTGCATACCGATACTTCAACCTTAACCGCTGTGGGCAACGATTATGGCTATGATCAGGTGTTTTCGCGCCAAGTCAAAGCCCATATGAACCCAGGCGATGTCTTGGTGTGTCTGACCACCAGCGGCAATTCGGTCAATGTGATCAAGGCTGCCGAAGTTGCGCGAGAGTTGGGCAACCCCGTTCTGGCCTTGCTTGGTGGCGATGGTGGCAAGATTTTGCCGTTATGCGATCATGCCCTGGTTGTGCCATTCAAGTTGCCCTATTTGGTACAAGAAATTTCGATGGTCGTCGGCCATTTGCTATGCGACCTGACTGAACAAGCTTTGTTTGCCAAATAA
- a CDS encoding serine/threonine protein kinase translates to MLLQAGIELLGRYHIVRAIGQGGMSAVYAAFDRQLNTPVAIKHFRNHDPALHASLDREAQILARLQHPALPRVYDIRRENDDAYLIMDLIEGETLGTLLTQRGSGFEPATVVAWAATLAEPLSYLHQQTPPVIHRDIKPHNVMRTPAGKLILLDFGLAKQWSTGQQSVIAYTLPYASLEQIQGTNTLDQRSDVYGFGATLYHLLTNREPVDALTRASAQIYANPDPLPLPSSLNNAVSPALDRVLMDSLALRADARPASIRAVVSLLQAAQSATVSVPLVAATSAGQPTIRVDSQLPDGVSYATPRRFEPRPAPASTPAAPPRPRRSISRWSAADQMHRAQWSMPNYEQLYQEREEPKPFSPLNNSQWMTTQQAANSRMNAMLDDEELENPTQVMNIVFILIVLILLGTINFIL, encoded by the coding sequence ATGTTGCTTCAAGCAGGAATCGAATTGTTAGGGCGGTATCACATCGTGCGGGCAATCGGCCAAGGCGGTATGAGCGCAGTCTATGCCGCGTTTGATCGCCAATTGAACACGCCTGTCGCGATTAAACACTTTCGCAATCACGATCCTGCTTTGCATGCCAGCCTCGACCGCGAAGCCCAAATTTTAGCGCGGTTGCAACACCCCGCCTTGCCGCGCGTCTATGATATTCGCCGCGAGAACGATGATGCCTATTTGATCATGGATTTGATCGAGGGTGAAACCCTGGGCACATTGCTAACCCAACGCGGCAGCGGCTTCGAGCCTGCAACCGTGGTGGCGTGGGCAGCAACCTTGGCTGAGCCATTGAGCTACCTGCATCAACAAACGCCACCCGTGATTCACCGCGATATCAAGCCGCATAATGTGATGCGCACACCGGCTGGCAAATTGATTTTGCTCGATTTTGGTTTAGCCAAACAATGGTCAACCGGCCAGCAAAGCGTGATTGCCTATACCCTGCCCTATGCTTCGTTGGAGCAGATTCAGGGCACAAACACACTGGATCAACGCAGCGATGTCTACGGCTTTGGCGCAACGCTCTATCATTTGCTAACCAATCGCGAGCCAGTTGATGCCTTGACCCGTGCTAGTGCGCAAATTTATGCGAACCCCGACCCATTGCCCTTGCCAAGCAGCCTGAATAACGCGGTTTCGCCAGCGCTTGATCGGGTGCTGATGGATAGTTTGGCGTTACGGGCTGATGCCCGCCCAGCTAGTATTCGTGCGGTCGTCAGTTTATTGCAAGCAGCGCAATCAGCAACGGTGAGCGTGCCCTTGGTTGCGGCTACCAGCGCTGGGCAGCCGACAATTCGGGTTGATTCACAGTTGCCTGATGGGGTGAGTTATGCTACGCCACGGCGCTTCGAGCCACGTCCGGCTCCAGCTTCAACTCCAGCTGCTCCACCGCGCCCACGCCGCTCGATTTCGCGCTGGAGCGCGGCTGACCAAATGCATCGCGCTCAATGGAGCATGCCTAATTATGAGCAACTCTACCAAGAGCGCGAAGAGCCAAAGCCATTTAGCCCACTCAATAATTCGCAATGGATGACGACCCAACAAGCTGCCAATAGTCGTATGAATGCAATGCTGGATGACGAGGAGCTTGAGAACCCCACCCAAGTGATGAATATTGTGTTTATCTTGATTGTATTGATTTTATTAGGGACAATTAATTTTATCCTCTAG
- a CDS encoding HAD family hydrolase, protein MSQPAVFIDRDGTINVEVNYLHQPELVQLEQTVGQAIARLNHAGFLVLVVTNQSGIARGYYRADDMHLVHQRISELLQPFNAHVDAWYYCPHHPEVTGDCACRKPNLAMFEQAQAEFAIDLSRSWMIGDKLLDVQAGINLGVPAIMVATGYGAQHQHDLPEHAMLVANLNAAVDLIVQE, encoded by the coding sequence ATGAGCCAACCAGCCGTGTTTATTGATCGTGATGGTACGATCAATGTTGAAGTTAATTATCTGCATCAGCCCGAATTAGTTCAGCTTGAGCAAACTGTCGGTCAAGCAATCGCTCGTTTGAATCACGCTGGATTTTTGGTGTTGGTCGTGACGAATCAATCAGGAATTGCTCGGGGTTATTATCGCGCTGATGATATGCATTTGGTACATCAGCGAATTAGCGAGTTGTTACAGCCCTTTAATGCCCATGTTGATGCTTGGTATTATTGCCCACATCATCCTGAGGTAACTGGCGATTGTGCTTGTCGCAAGCCTAATTTGGCCATGTTCGAGCAAGCCCAAGCCGAATTCGCGATCGATCTCAGCCGTTCGTGGATGATTGGCGATAAGCTGCTCGATGTGCAAGCAGGCATCAATTTGGGCGTACCCGCAATTATGGTAGCTACTGGCTACGGCGCACAGCATCAACACGATTTGCCTGAGCATGCTATGCTGGTCGCAAATCTTAATGCTGCTGTCGATTTGATTGTGCAGGAGTAA
- a CDS encoding YbjQ family protein: MQPQAPQPLQPPPVQIVPPWMISATFDLPGFRVVQNRGIVRGIVVRSRSVFGTIGASFQTLVGGNITIWSKLCEQARMEAFEIMSLHAAEIGANAIIAMRYDATEISTGVTEVLAYGSAVIVEPIR; the protein is encoded by the coding sequence ATGCAACCCCAAGCACCGCAACCACTTCAACCACCACCAGTTCAAATCGTGCCACCATGGATGATCTCAGCAACCTTCGATTTGCCAGGCTTCCGAGTTGTGCAAAATCGGGGGATTGTACGGGGCATTGTGGTACGTTCGCGCTCGGTTTTTGGCACAATTGGCGCATCATTTCAAACCCTCGTTGGCGGCAATATCACCATTTGGTCGAAGCTGTGTGAGCAAGCTCGCATGGAAGCGTTCGAAATTATGTCGTTGCATGCCGCCGAAATTGGCGCAAACGCGATTATTGCGATGCGCTACGATGCCACCGAAATTAGCACTGGCGTAACTGAAGTGCTGGCCTATGGTAGTGCCGTAATCGTTGAACCAATTCGTTAA
- the rpoC gene encoding DNA-directed RNA polymerase subunit beta', with protein sequence MLEINEFNAIRISLASPEDILSWSHGEVTKPETINYRTLRPERDGLFCEKIFGPTRDWECYCGKYKRVRYKGIVCDKCGVEVTRSKVRRDRMGHIKLASPVSHIWFVKGTPSRLGLLLDISPRNLERVLYFASYIITDVDDLALGNVREQMKTDFGVRRKDLEEKIIEQRGEKATRLSKDLAAMDNAMEGTLERTHEQFARQRQEIEDEANALREHLEELIGIDALADEDIVYRGTVLLEENEPVRERTLEQLEQLIDQEREKLEQRREYEIENVRLLADGERDQRQSVADAEQERLTTALIKQLEDLNKEEKDKLDRLDDIQLHRIISENEYRILRDLAPYTFKADMGAGAVRDIVSMVDLDELSNQMQAEVQSSSGQRRKKATKRLRVVEAFRKSGNRPEWMIMTVLPVIPPDLRPMVQLDGGRFATSDLNDLYRRVINRNNRLKRLMELNAPEIIVRNEKRMLQEAVDALIDNGRRGRPVSGKGKHRLKSLSDMLKGKQGRFRQNLLGKRVDYSGRSVIVVGPTLQLHQCGLPKKMALELFKPFVMRRLVDKGFAHNIKSAKRFVERVRPEVWDVLEEVIKDYLVLLNRAPSLHRLSIQAFEAKLIEGSAIQLHPLVCAAFNADFDGDQMAVHVPLSRKAQEEARRRMISTYNLLSPATGDPIITPSQDIVLGCFYLTQVRPGAKGGGKRFGSIDEALLAYTNGIVHIQAPVWIVIEDYILPGSDLRDKPLPSLDGVTPRVLIETSVGRIIFNNALRYQGEPKAGENGYRSPLHYRNFLVGKSGLKALIADCYRFHSQRENIIAEVYQELIERFGPETSEESLLRFYASERTARLADRIKALGFKHATLGGMTFSASDVEVPDTKDAIVQETYKKVQDIEKMQRRGLITDDERYREVVTAWLDATNKIKTEVQRTLNPFGPVSMMSTSGARGNVEQIRQMAGMRGLTTDPTGRIIELPITANFREGLSVIEYFISTHGGRKGLADTALRTADAGYLTRRLVDVAQDVIVTIEDCGTTEGMWIRTSRDILASVEDRIVGRVTVAPVTNPVTGEVIFDTDSEILEDDGKHIANVLKSLDKEAQAEFGIYVRSVLTCNADYGICRKCYGRNLATGKMVEIGEAVGIIAAQSIGEPGTQLTLRTFHTGGVATDTDITQGLPRVQEIFEARIPKGKAVLAQIAGRVQIVREEEGIRRLRIVSEEVYTDEQMLPKDYRVVVKNGDAVEIGNLLAESNVDGDGRAPLVAGLAGNVYVDDDRLVIQAKDIEEHEEVIAHAARLRVKDGDLVQVGQQMTEGSSDPQEMLQLRGREAVQEYLTNEAQKVYRSQGVGINDKHIEVIVRQMLRRVRIEEPGDTELLPGELVELNELNRINASIVSQGGDPALAVPVLLGITKASLSTDSFLSAASFQETTRVLTEAAVNGKIDYLRGLKENVVIGKLIPAGTGMEQRRKLAEEAALRVAQITSAPVDRETPAATPAPAVMSEPKPAPPRSFDEALNAVTNIDSGNGPKDDLFAQAMARLQAEEGRKPTLSELLGTDEDEENV encoded by the coding sequence ATGCTCGAAATCAATGAATTCAATGCAATTCGTATCAGTCTCGCTTCACCAGAAGATATCCTGAGCTGGTCGCACGGTGAAGTAACTAAACCCGAGACGATTAATTATAGAACTCTGCGTCCTGAACGAGATGGCTTGTTCTGTGAAAAAATCTTCGGACCTACGCGCGATTGGGAGTGCTATTGTGGCAAATACAAACGTGTGCGTTATAAAGGCATTGTGTGCGATAAATGTGGCGTAGAAGTCACCCGATCCAAAGTGCGACGTGATCGCATGGGTCATATCAAACTTGCCTCGCCTGTATCGCATATTTGGTTTGTTAAAGGCACACCATCGCGTTTGGGTTTACTTTTAGATATCTCACCACGTAATCTTGAGCGGGTGCTTTATTTTGCCTCGTATATTATCACCGATGTCGATGATCTGGCATTGGGCAATGTACGTGAGCAAATGAAGACCGACTTTGGCGTGCGGCGCAAGGATCTCGAAGAAAAAATTATCGAACAACGTGGCGAAAAGGCAACCCGTTTAAGCAAAGACCTTGCGGCGATGGATAATGCCATGGAAGGCACGTTGGAGCGAACGCATGAACAATTTGCCCGCCAACGCCAAGAAATCGAAGATGAAGCCAATGCCTTGCGTGAACATCTCGAAGAACTGATCGGCATCGACGCACTAGCCGATGAAGATATTGTTTATCGTGGTACGGTGTTGCTCGAAGAAAACGAGCCAGTGCGTGAACGCACATTGGAACAACTCGAACAACTGATCGATCAAGAGCGCGAAAAGCTCGAACAACGCCGCGAATACGAGATTGAAAACGTGCGTTTGTTGGCTGACGGCGAGCGTGATCAACGCCAATCGGTGGCCGATGCTGAGCAAGAACGGCTGACCACGGCCTTGATCAAACAGCTTGAAGATCTCAACAAAGAAGAAAAAGACAAGCTTGATCGCTTGGATGATATTCAGTTGCACCGGATTATTTCGGAAAACGAATATCGGATTCTGCGTGATCTAGCGCCCTACACCTTCAAGGCCGATATGGGTGCTGGCGCGGTGCGCGACATCGTATCGATGGTTGATCTCGACGAATTGTCGAATCAAATGCAAGCCGAAGTGCAAAGCTCATCGGGCCAACGCCGCAAAAAAGCCACCAAACGGCTGCGCGTGGTTGAAGCATTCCGCAAGAGCGGCAATCGTCCTGAATGGATGATTATGACCGTCTTGCCAGTGATTCCACCAGATTTGCGCCCGATGGTCCAGCTTGATGGCGGTCGGTTTGCGACCTCCGACTTGAACGACCTGTATCGACGGGTGATCAATCGCAACAACCGGCTCAAGCGCTTGATGGAGTTGAACGCTCCTGAAATCATCGTGCGCAACGAAAAACGTATGTTGCAAGAAGCGGTTGATGCCTTGATCGACAACGGTCGCCGTGGCCGCCCAGTCAGTGGCAAGGGCAAGCATCGCCTTAAGAGCCTGAGCGATATGCTCAAAGGCAAGCAAGGCCGCTTCCGCCAAAACCTCTTGGGTAAGCGGGTTGACTACTCAGGCCGTTCGGTGATTGTGGTCGGACCAACCCTGCAATTGCACCAATGTGGTTTGCCCAAGAAAATGGCCTTGGAATTGTTCAAGCCATTCGTCATGCGCCGCTTGGTCGATAAAGGCTTTGCCCACAACATCAAATCAGCCAAGCGCTTCGTTGAGCGGGTTCGCCCCGAAGTGTGGGATGTGCTCGAAGAAGTCATCAAAGACTACTTGGTATTGCTGAACCGTGCGCCTTCGCTGCACCGTTTGTCGATTCAAGCCTTTGAAGCCAAGCTGATCGAAGGCTCGGCGATTCAATTGCACCCCTTGGTGTGTGCCGCATTCAACGCCGACTTTGACGGCGACCAAATGGCTGTGCACGTACCATTGTCGCGCAAAGCCCAAGAAGAAGCTCGTCGCCGCATGATTTCAACCTACAACTTGTTGTCACCAGCCACTGGCGACCCAATTATTACGCCATCGCAAGACATCGTGTTGGGTTGTTTCTACCTGACCCAAGTTCGGCCTGGGGCTAAGGGTGGCGGCAAACGCTTTGGTTCAATCGACGAAGCCTTGTTGGCCTACACCAACGGCATTGTGCATATTCAAGCACCTGTTTGGATTGTGATCGAAGATTACATTCTGCCCGGTAGCGATTTGCGCGATAAACCACTACCATCGTTGGATGGCGTTACGCCACGGGTTTTGATTGAAACCAGCGTTGGGCGGATCATCTTCAACAATGCGTTGCGCTACCAAGGCGAGCCAAAAGCTGGTGAAAACGGCTATCGCTCACCATTGCACTATCGCAACTTCTTGGTTGGTAAATCGGGCTTGAAAGCCTTGATCGCCGACTGCTATCGCTTCCACTCACAGCGCGAGAATATCATTGCTGAAGTGTATCAAGAATTAATTGAGCGCTTCGGCCCTGAGACCTCGGAAGAATCGCTGTTGCGTTTCTATGCCTCAGAACGGACGGCGCGTTTGGCCGACCGAATCAAGGCGTTGGGCTTCAAGCACGCCACCTTGGGCGGGATGACCTTCTCGGCTTCGGACGTAGAAGTGCCCGATACCAAAGATGCAATTGTGCAAGAAACCTACAAGAAAGTGCAAGACATCGAAAAGATGCAACGCCGTGGTTTGATTACCGACGACGAGCGCTATCGTGAAGTGGTTACGGCCTGGCTTGATGCTACCAACAAAATCAAAACCGAAGTCCAACGGACGTTGAATCCATTCGGGCCAGTCTCGATGATGTCAACCTCGGGTGCGCGTGGTAACGTCGAGCAAATTCGCCAGATGGCTGGGATGCGGGGTTTGACCACCGACCCAACTGGACGGATTATCGAATTGCCGATTACCGCCAACTTCCGCGAAGGCTTGAGCGTTATCGAATACTTCATCTCGACCCACGGTGGTCGTAAAGGTTTGGCTGATACCGCCTTGCGGACAGCCGACGCTGGTTACTTGACCCGCCGTTTGGTGGACGTAGCCCAAGATGTGATCGTGACGATCGAAGATTGTGGCACAACCGAAGGCATGTGGATTCGCACCAGCCGCGATATTTTGGCCTCGGTCGAAGATCGGATCGTTGGCCGCGTGACGGTGGCTCCGGTCACTAATCCCGTGACTGGTGAAGTCATTTTCGATACCGATAGCGAAATCTTAGAAGACGATGGCAAGCACATTGCGAATGTGCTGAAATCGTTGGACAAAGAGGCTCAAGCTGAATTTGGCATTTATGTCCGTTCGGTACTGACCTGTAACGCCGATTATGGCATTTGTCGCAAGTGCTATGGCCGCAACCTTGCCACTGGCAAGATGGTCGAAATTGGCGAAGCTGTCGGGATTATCGCGGCGCAATCGATTGGTGAGCCAGGGACGCAGCTGACTCTGCGGACGTTCCACACTGGTGGTGTGGCAACTGATACCGACATCACCCAAGGTTTGCCACGGGTGCAAGAAATCTTCGAAGCACGGATTCCGAAAGGGAAAGCGGTGCTGGCCCAGATTGCTGGCCGTGTCCAGATTGTGCGCGAAGAAGAAGGCATTCGACGCTTGCGAATCGTCTCTGAGGAAGTTTATACCGACGAGCAAATGTTGCCCAAAGATTACCGTGTGGTGGTCAAAAATGGTGATGCAGTCGAAATTGGCAACCTCTTGGCCGAAAGCAATGTCGATGGCGATGGTCGTGCGCCATTGGTCGCAGGCCTAGCTGGCAACGTCTATGTTGACGATGATCGTTTGGTAATTCAAGCCAAAGATATCGAAGAACATGAAGAAGTGATTGCCCACGCTGCTCGTTTGCGGGTCAAAGATGGCGATTTGGTGCAAGTGGGCCAACAAATGACCGAAGGCTCGTCTGACCCTCAAGAAATGCTGCAATTGCGTGGTCGCGAAGCAGTTCAAGAATACCTGACCAACGAAGCCCAAAAGGTCTATCGTTCGCAAGGTGTGGGGATCAACGATAAGCACATCGAAGTGATTGTGCGCCAAATGTTGCGGCGGGTACGCATCGAAGAGCCAGGCGATACTGAACTCTTGCCAGGCGAATTAGTCGAACTCAACGAACTCAATCGGATCAATGCTTCGATTGTGAGCCAAGGTGGTGACCCAGCGTTGGCAGTGCCAGTCTTGTTGGGGATTACCAAGGCCTCGTTGTCAACCGACTCGTTCTTGTCGGCGGCCTCGTTCCAAGAAACCACGCGCGTGTTGACCGAAGCTGCCGTCAATGGCAAGATCGACTACCTGCGTGGCTTGAAAGAAAATGTGGTTATCGGCAAGCTGATTCCAGCTGGTACGGGGATGGAGCAACGGCGCAAATTGGCTGAAGAAGCCGCCTTGCGGGTTGCCCAAATCACCAGCGCTCCAGTTGATCGCGAAACACCTGCGGCAACACCAGCGCCAGCGGTGATGAGCGAACCCAAGCCCGCGCCACCACGCTCATTCGACGAAGCCTTGAATGCTGTCACCAACATCGACAGTGGTAATGGGCCAAAGGATGACTTGTTTGCTCAAGCTATGGCTCGCTTGCAAGCTGAAGAAGGTCGCAAACCTACCCTGAGCGAACTCTTAGGCACTGACGAAGACGAAGAAAACGTCTAA
- a CDS encoding LysM peptidoglycan-binding domain-containing protein — MADKEKKGLFGNLADQMKDAIEQSRESAEAKPTSPAPGNVIGQMMERLHDIQEKQEEAASSSVSNAVNVIKDAQEAAKEAREKAEAQSAATNNAVADALRQAQEAAKAQEAAKAEAAKAEEAKATEQRYTVQGGDTLGKISARFYGDAAQWRRIYEANRAIIGNNPDVISVGQEFVIPDASTPLPAQRTYTVRSGDTMRAIAQRFYGDEMQWKRIYQANRDRIPNPDVIHVGQEFIIPE; from the coding sequence ATGGCCGACAAGGAAAAGAAGGGTTTGTTTGGTAATTTGGCTGATCAAATGAAGGATGCAATTGAGCAAAGCCGCGAAAGTGCCGAAGCCAAGCCCACTAGTCCAGCCCCTGGTAACGTGATTGGCCAAATGATGGAGCGCTTGCACGATATTCAAGAGAAGCAGGAAGAAGCGGCCTCATCATCAGTCTCCAATGCAGTAAATGTGATCAAAGATGCTCAAGAAGCAGCCAAAGAAGCTCGTGAAAAGGCCGAAGCTCAGTCTGCTGCAACCAACAATGCGGTGGCTGATGCGCTGCGTCAAGCGCAAGAAGCTGCCAAAGCCCAAGAAGCCGCTAAAGCCGAGGCTGCCAAAGCTGAAGAAGCCAAGGCTACTGAACAGCGCTACACGGTTCAAGGTGGCGATACCTTGGGCAAAATTTCAGCCCGCTTCTATGGCGATGCTGCCCAATGGCGACGAATTTACGAAGCCAATCGGGCGATCATCGGCAACAACCCCGATGTGATTAGCGTTGGCCAAGAATTTGTGATTCCCGATGCAAGCACACCATTGCCAGCCCAACGAACCTACACCGTGCGATCTGGCGACACCATGCGAGCAATTGCCCAACGCTTTTATGGCGATGAAATGCAGTGGAAGCGAATTTATCAAGCCAATCGCGACCGCATCCCCAACCCCGATGTAATTCACGTCGGCCAAGAATTTATCATCCCTGAATAG